One stretch of Armigeres subalbatus isolate Guangzhou_Male chromosome 2, GZ_Asu_2, whole genome shotgun sequence DNA includes these proteins:
- the LOC134218448 gene encoding uncharacterized protein LOC134218448, producing MRVNSKLSHTMVIFLYLILVLAWALLIIILKCKKARAKRLAELQEAAQSVHVVQIGSNLYDIMSIQHHHHHRAPYGTVYDCLGTGEVCGQTHRSGTTTVTHSNAAFIGDDGSIYPGSNIPPLEPPPSYDEVIRLPAHYPKVETFVPEMVVPPSSSAPSAPHIDDRSNGGSAVGAVGPATISGMVDPNGTGRNKTISTVTNA from the exons AGCCACACAATGGTCATATTCCTATATCTAATACTAGTTCTCGCGTGGGCCCTGCTAATTATCATACTGAAGTGTAAAAAGGCTCGCGCCAAACGACTCGCCGAACTTCAGGAAGCCGCCCAATCGGTGCACGTGGTTCAGATTGGCTCCAACCTTTACGACATCATGTCGATTCAgcaccatcatcatcaccgGGCGCCATACGGAACGGTCTACGACTGTCTGGGGACGGGCGAGGTCTGCGGCCAGACGCACCGATCCGGCACAACCACCGTCACACACTCGAATGCCGCCTTCATCGGCGACGACGGCAGTATCTACCCGGGCAGCAACATTC CACCTTTGGAACCGCCGCCATCATATGACGAGGTGATAAGACTGCCGGCTCACTACCCCAAGGTGGAAACGTTCGTCCCGGAGATGGTTGTTCCACCTTCGTCGTCTGCACCCTCTGCGCCGCATATTGACGATCGCAGCAACGGAGGAAGTGCTGTCGGTGCGGTGGGGCCTGCTACCATCTCCGGTATGGTTGACCCAAACGGCACCGGACGGAATAAGACTATCTCAACAGTGACGAATGCCTAA
- the LOC134214232 gene encoding uncharacterized protein LOC134214232 isoform X1 gives MIAFPEEENMACTDGYPQRRRGNRFPCNSRPPQRLTASPSLSPSSSVSSVGAERRQAASVIARMGHQSRFHIIISLVLLQSIGSSCGAEFMTAGIAGGGPRISINTPQKDQSFASFPSTESTVLRIVPTEIVVINNNTSDSSISSSSTSNQRTTSPQTINQVNAREAFGVTWSTLKYVNKAGYGKKRIDKKSSQVTQAVDLGDWHCPNITQNTNLECGCDMPHTLRCRGDLHGLELIADGLKASPYSVSLLDCTLKNVTVISDGNIFEGVSLQGLVISSGEIKRVNRLAFAGIKTPLQALGLPNNALTVVPMQSLASLPQLDRLDLSNNKIKSIQSTDFISIPKLSYLEMSENQISSLAPKSFMPVRNLIHLKLNGNRLGESPETMKALESCFNLRELDLRSNTIRGPLKNTTLPIIKGLEILNLDKNSITSIQNGALEGLAYLQMLSVRHNQIDVLQDHAFSGLASLQVLDLGHNGIVAISGSSLKHLPRLIVLDLTHNFLRALTSDIVAPLPSLKELRLDGNDISIIAQNALYNATSLHSLSLENNPLACDCSMKPFVEWLSTSRIASQDVLGAVCATPPHLEGASLLQIETDSMNCNGNGGDREKADESTFKTIEVMLKLKNNMSYIREISSDVQLGGVNFTDESDVFLHWSMHTDEYSCRFVYVFHDDDPENILFNSEVSCNQLPEAANATDYVFLTKLIGAYDLQSDLSYKFCLIMKEDISKDEYLGSCQVAVLPTPYINRSKTKSIKKELIPGAAPTTRESDISDISRIVDNEQRNDEQDDDNMDVGGGAGESDSYYDELLMTRMADDPDLMINRMRLEEDAAARLPSVGVSRIVLEGLGAFIMVTTVMAFIWGFIRLKSGRSNMPSMSTCYTVDDRRGPLHEVESRNRYFKLQATTSL, from the exons ATTTCACATCATCATAAGTCTAGTCCTATTGCAGTCGATCGGCTCATCCTGCGGAGCTGAGTTCATGACAGCAGGAATTGCCGGTGGAGGTCCGCGAATTTCGATCAACACCCCTCAGAAGGACCAAAGCTTTGCCTCGTTTCCCAGCACCGAGTCTACCGTACTTAGGATAGTTCCCACCGAAATTGTAGTCATCAATAACAACACTAGTGATAGTAGCATTAGCAGTAGTAGCACATCTAACCAAAGAACCACAAGTCCCCAAACCATTAACCAAGTCAACGCCAGAGAAGCATTCGGAGTGACGTGGAGTACGTTGAAATACGTAAACAAAGCAGGATATGGTAAGAAAAGAATCGACAAGAAATCCTCTCAAGTTACCCAAGCGGTAGATTTGGGCGACTGGCATTGCCCAAATATAACACAAAACACAAACCTGGAATGTGGATGTGATATGCCTCACACATTACGATGCCGAGGAGACTTGCACGGGTTGGAGCTGATTGCCGATGGTTTGAAAGCTTCCCCTTATTCAGTCTCACTATTGGACTGCACACTGAAGAACGTCACGGTAATAAGTGACGGAAACATTTTTGAAGGCGTCTCATTACAAGGTCTAGTAATATCTTCCGGTGAGATCAAACGAGTAAACCGACTGGCATTTGCTGGGATTAAGACTCCATTACAAGCATTAGGGTTACCAAACAACGCCTTGACTGTTGTCCCGATGCAGTCACTTGCGTCTTTGCCTCAACTGGATCGCCTAGACCTTTCGAACAATAAGATCAAGTCTATACAAagtacagatttcatttcaattcCAAAGCTATCATACTTGGAAATGAGTGAAAATCAAATTTCATCGCTCGCTCCCAAAAGCTTCATGCCGGTTCGAAACTTGATCCACCTCAAGCTAAACGGCAACCGACTCGGAGAATCACCAGAAACTATGAAAGCTCTGGAGTCGTGCTTTAACCTCAGAGAGCTCGATCTCCGGTCCAACACTATTCGAGGCCCACTGAAAAACACCACACTCCCGATCATCAAGGGCCTCGAAATCCTAAACCTGGACAAAAACTCAATCACCAGCATCCAAAACGGCGCTCTGGAAGGACTGGCATATCTCCAAATGCTATCCGTTCGCCACAACCAGATTGACGTCCTTCAAGACCACGCCTTCTCCGGGTTGGCATCGCTCCAGGTCTTGGATTTAGGCCACAACGGCATTGTTGCCATATCCGGATCGTCGTTGAAACACCTTCCTCGGCTAATCGTCCTCGATCTCACGCACAACTTCCTCCGAGCGCTGACCTCGGACATCGTAGCACCTTTACCATCCCTCAAAGAACTCCGTCTCGATGGAAACGATATCTCCATCATCGCCCAAAACGCCCTCTACAACGCAACCTCCCTACACAGCCTGTCGCTTGAGAACAACCCTCTGGCGTGCGATTGCTCAATGAAGCCCTTCGTCGAGTGGCTTTCGACGTCGAGGATCGCTTCGCAGGACGTTTTGGGTGCGGTTTGTGCCACGCCACCACATCTGGAAGGAGCTTCGCTGCTTCAAATTGAAACCGATTCAATGAACTGCAACGGCAATGGTGGTGATAGGGAGAAGGCTGACGAGAGCACCTTCAAGACAATCGAGGTAATGCTGAAGCTGAAGAATAATATGTCCTACATCAGAGAGATCAGTTCGGATGTGCAGCTTGGGGGGGTTAATTTTACTGATGAGAGCGACGTTTTTCTGCACTGGAGTATGCACACGGACGAATATTCATGCCGGTTTGTGTACGTGTTTCACGATGACGATCCGGAGAATATTTTGTTCAACTCAGAG GTATCCTGCAATCAATTACCAGAAGCGGCCAACGCTACGGATTATGTATTTTTGACAAAACTGATAGGAGCATATGATCTCCAGAGCGATCTAAG ttATAAATTTTGTCTCATCATGAAGGAAGACATATCTAAAGACGAATACCTAGGATCATGCCAGGTGGCTGTACTTCCGACTCCCTACATAAATCGATCGAAGacaaaatccattaaaaaagaACTCATCCCTGGTGCGGCCCCCACCACTAGGGAAAGTGATATCTCCGATATCAGCCGTATCGTGGACAACGAGCAACGCAACGACGAACAGGATGATGACAATATGGACGTTGGAGGTGGTGCCGGTGAATCCGACTCCTACTACGACGAGCTGCTGATGACGCGCATGGCAGACGATCCCGATCTGATGATCAACCGGATGCGGCTAGAGGAGGATGCCGCGGCAAGGCTGCCATCGGTTGGAGTCAGTCGGATAGTGCTTGAAGGGTTGGGAGCATTCATCATGGTGACCACCGTGATGGCATTCATATGGGGTTTCATACGGCTCAAAAGTGGACGGAGTAATATGCCATCGATGAGCACGTGTTACACGGTGGATGATCGAAGAGGTCCACTGCACGAGGTTGAGAGCAGAAATAGGTATTTTAAACTGCAAGCAACGACAAGTTTATGA
- the LOC134214232 gene encoding leucine-rich repeat-containing protein 40-like isoform X2 has protein sequence MFLIFHIIISLVLLQSIGSSCGAEFMTAGIAGGGPRISINTPQKDQSFASFPSTESTVLRIVPTEIVVINNNTSDSSISSSSTSNQRTTSPQTINQVNAREAFGVTWSTLKYVNKAGYGKKRIDKKSSQVTQAVDLGDWHCPNITQNTNLECGCDMPHTLRCRGDLHGLELIADGLKASPYSVSLLDCTLKNVTVISDGNIFEGVSLQGLVISSGEIKRVNRLAFAGIKTPLQALGLPNNALTVVPMQSLASLPQLDRLDLSNNKIKSIQSTDFISIPKLSYLEMSENQISSLAPKSFMPVRNLIHLKLNGNRLGESPETMKALESCFNLRELDLRSNTIRGPLKNTTLPIIKGLEILNLDKNSITSIQNGALEGLAYLQMLSVRHNQIDVLQDHAFSGLASLQVLDLGHNGIVAISGSSLKHLPRLIVLDLTHNFLRALTSDIVAPLPSLKELRLDGNDISIIAQNALYNATSLHSLSLENNPLACDCSMKPFVEWLSTSRIASQDVLGAVCATPPHLEGASLLQIETDSMNCNGNGGDREKADESTFKTIEVMLKLKNNMSYIREISSDVQLGGVNFTDESDVFLHWSMHTDEYSCRFVYVFHDDDPENILFNSEVSCNQLPEAANATDYVFLTKLIGAYDLQSDLSYKFCLIMKEDISKDEYLGSCQVAVLPTPYINRSKTKSIKKELIPGAAPTTRESDISDISRIVDNEQRNDEQDDDNMDVGGGAGESDSYYDELLMTRMADDPDLMINRMRLEEDAAARLPSVGVSRIVLEGLGAFIMVTTVMAFIWGFIRLKSGRSNMPSMSTCYTVDDRRGPLHEVESRNRYFKLQATTSL, from the exons ATTTCACATCATCATAAGTCTAGTCCTATTGCAGTCGATCGGCTCATCCTGCGGAGCTGAGTTCATGACAGCAGGAATTGCCGGTGGAGGTCCGCGAATTTCGATCAACACCCCTCAGAAGGACCAAAGCTTTGCCTCGTTTCCCAGCACCGAGTCTACCGTACTTAGGATAGTTCCCACCGAAATTGTAGTCATCAATAACAACACTAGTGATAGTAGCATTAGCAGTAGTAGCACATCTAACCAAAGAACCACAAGTCCCCAAACCATTAACCAAGTCAACGCCAGAGAAGCATTCGGAGTGACGTGGAGTACGTTGAAATACGTAAACAAAGCAGGATATGGTAAGAAAAGAATCGACAAGAAATCCTCTCAAGTTACCCAAGCGGTAGATTTGGGCGACTGGCATTGCCCAAATATAACACAAAACACAAACCTGGAATGTGGATGTGATATGCCTCACACATTACGATGCCGAGGAGACTTGCACGGGTTGGAGCTGATTGCCGATGGTTTGAAAGCTTCCCCTTATTCAGTCTCACTATTGGACTGCACACTGAAGAACGTCACGGTAATAAGTGACGGAAACATTTTTGAAGGCGTCTCATTACAAGGTCTAGTAATATCTTCCGGTGAGATCAAACGAGTAAACCGACTGGCATTTGCTGGGATTAAGACTCCATTACAAGCATTAGGGTTACCAAACAACGCCTTGACTGTTGTCCCGATGCAGTCACTTGCGTCTTTGCCTCAACTGGATCGCCTAGACCTTTCGAACAATAAGATCAAGTCTATACAAagtacagatttcatttcaattcCAAAGCTATCATACTTGGAAATGAGTGAAAATCAAATTTCATCGCTCGCTCCCAAAAGCTTCATGCCGGTTCGAAACTTGATCCACCTCAAGCTAAACGGCAACCGACTCGGAGAATCACCAGAAACTATGAAAGCTCTGGAGTCGTGCTTTAACCTCAGAGAGCTCGATCTCCGGTCCAACACTATTCGAGGCCCACTGAAAAACACCACACTCCCGATCATCAAGGGCCTCGAAATCCTAAACCTGGACAAAAACTCAATCACCAGCATCCAAAACGGCGCTCTGGAAGGACTGGCATATCTCCAAATGCTATCCGTTCGCCACAACCAGATTGACGTCCTTCAAGACCACGCCTTCTCCGGGTTGGCATCGCTCCAGGTCTTGGATTTAGGCCACAACGGCATTGTTGCCATATCCGGATCGTCGTTGAAACACCTTCCTCGGCTAATCGTCCTCGATCTCACGCACAACTTCCTCCGAGCGCTGACCTCGGACATCGTAGCACCTTTACCATCCCTCAAAGAACTCCGTCTCGATGGAAACGATATCTCCATCATCGCCCAAAACGCCCTCTACAACGCAACCTCCCTACACAGCCTGTCGCTTGAGAACAACCCTCTGGCGTGCGATTGCTCAATGAAGCCCTTCGTCGAGTGGCTTTCGACGTCGAGGATCGCTTCGCAGGACGTTTTGGGTGCGGTTTGTGCCACGCCACCACATCTGGAAGGAGCTTCGCTGCTTCAAATTGAAACCGATTCAATGAACTGCAACGGCAATGGTGGTGATAGGGAGAAGGCTGACGAGAGCACCTTCAAGACAATCGAGGTAATGCTGAAGCTGAAGAATAATATGTCCTACATCAGAGAGATCAGTTCGGATGTGCAGCTTGGGGGGGTTAATTTTACTGATGAGAGCGACGTTTTTCTGCACTGGAGTATGCACACGGACGAATATTCATGCCGGTTTGTGTACGTGTTTCACGATGACGATCCGGAGAATATTTTGTTCAACTCAGAG GTATCCTGCAATCAATTACCAGAAGCGGCCAACGCTACGGATTATGTATTTTTGACAAAACTGATAGGAGCATATGATCTCCAGAGCGATCTAAG ttATAAATTTTGTCTCATCATGAAGGAAGACATATCTAAAGACGAATACCTAGGATCATGCCAGGTGGCTGTACTTCCGACTCCCTACATAAATCGATCGAAGacaaaatccattaaaaaagaACTCATCCCTGGTGCGGCCCCCACCACTAGGGAAAGTGATATCTCCGATATCAGCCGTATCGTGGACAACGAGCAACGCAACGACGAACAGGATGATGACAATATGGACGTTGGAGGTGGTGCCGGTGAATCCGACTCCTACTACGACGAGCTGCTGATGACGCGCATGGCAGACGATCCCGATCTGATGATCAACCGGATGCGGCTAGAGGAGGATGCCGCGGCAAGGCTGCCATCGGTTGGAGTCAGTCGGATAGTGCTTGAAGGGTTGGGAGCATTCATCATGGTGACCACCGTGATGGCATTCATATGGGGTTTCATACGGCTCAAAAGTGGACGGAGTAATATGCCATCGATGAGCACGTGTTACACGGTGGATGATCGAAGAGGTCCACTGCACGAGGTTGAGAGCAGAAATAGGTATTTTAAACTGCAAGCAACGACAAGTTTATGA
- the LOC134214231 gene encoding lysozyme c-1-like, whose translation MRNLSVLSCLLFAACLYPTDGKVFQKCALAKLLDNQQISRTLISNWICMVNAESGADTSKKVTLDNLTSSYGIFQINSKEWCRVGRKGGKCNKNCEAFLTDDITDDIECAKQIHKDQGFSYWKGWVNKCKQKALPDISMCWK comes from the exons ATGAGAAATCTATCTGTATTAAGTTGTTTGCTGTTTGCGGCTTGCTTGTATCCTACCGATGGCAAAGTTTTCCAGAAATGTGCATTGGCAAAGCTGTTGGATAATCAGCAAATATCAAGGACGCTAATTTCCAACT GGATCTGCATGGTTAATGCCGAAAGTGGCGCTGATACGTCGAAAAAGGTTACCTTGGACAACCTCACTAGCAGTTATGGAATCTTTCAG ATCAACAGTAAGGAGTGGTGTCGCGTGGGACGCAAAGGTGGCAAATGCAACAAAAACTGTGAAG CATTCCTAACCGATGATATTACCGATGACATTGAGTGTGCCAAGCAGATACACAAAGATCAAGGTTTCTCCTACTGGAAGGGTTGGGTCAACAAGTGCAAACAGAAAGCCCTGCCGGACATCTCAATGTGTTGGAAGTGA